gaaagagagagagagaggaggaggaggacctaaAGCAAGTCCTTTGTATGACCTCATCCCCAGACGCCCTTAGGGACTCGAGGGACGCTGACCACTCTTTTGAGGTGACCTGTCGCCTTCTCACCTGCCCTCACACGCGCCGCCCCTCGAGAGTAGCCAGGGGTAGTCAAGAGGTGGACAAGAGGCGGACAAGAGGTAATAAGACACGTCACCCTCCATGCTTCTAACACTGCACCAGACACCTCCGCCGGCCCCGTCAAGAGTAGCCAAGAGTAATCAAGAGGTAGTCAGGATGTACTTGGATAGTCAGACACTCCTTGGCAACGCGTGTGTCTCTACGCCTCAACACTCAACACAGACACCTCCAACCGCACACGTTCCTTCAAGAGTAGTTAGGGGTAGTCAAGAGATAGTCAAGAGGTACTCAGACACTCGctaacaacaccagcaacactcCATACCCTAATACGCTACACCAAACAACAAGTAACACAACAACACCCATACACTGAGTTTAAaagtttaatttttcctcctacaCTCACAGAATACCACGTAACACACCCACAGACAGGATTTAAAGGCTCGTTTCTCCCACCTGCACCCACAGAACACCACGTAACAGCCACCCAACAACACCCACACAGAATTCAAGGGGTTATTTCTCCCACCTACACCCATAACACACCAGTAAcagccacccaccaccaccaccatcatcaccattaacatcatcaccatcatcatcatcaatcaccaCGCGACG
The window above is part of the Scylla paramamosain isolate STU-SP2022 chromosome 43, ASM3559412v1, whole genome shotgun sequence genome. Proteins encoded here:
- the LOC135093466 gene encoding uncharacterized protein LOC135093466, which gives rise to MLLTLHQTPPPAPSRVAKSNQEVVRMYLDSQTLLGNACVSTPQHSTQTPPTAHVPSRVVRGSQEIVKRSPRQPALSVPGNHTTTPPHYHTPIRPQCPLIPMATTPCTTLPPCSAGPPSPHPSPRAAKPSPRRAKQ